Proteins encoded together in one Desulfosporosinus meridiei DSM 13257 window:
- a CDS encoding magnesium transporter CorA family protein, giving the protein MIAVYNTINNTIVKTDKPEVKGSWVNMINPSEEEIALITKALKLENEFSIRDALDDEERPRIEAENDQIFVIINVPIRQDATVIYDTIPLGIILTKDHFVTVCLQEVDVLKDFECGKVRGLETYKKTRFLFQILYKSATLYLSFLREIEKKTDEIELTLHKSMKNQELIRLLNLQKSLLYFTTSLKSNDKVMQKLLRTKVLKIYEEDQDLLEDVIIENKQAVEMAETYSNISSSMMDAFASIISNNLNMVMKFLASITIILALPTMLASFFGMNVNIPLQTSEHGFLIIVGMSVVLCCGGVVFLAKRKMF; this is encoded by the coding sequence ATGATAGCGGTATATAATACAATCAACAATACTATTGTAAAAACTGACAAACCAGAGGTTAAGGGTTCCTGGGTAAATATGATAAATCCATCAGAAGAAGAAATTGCTTTAATAACAAAAGCATTAAAATTAGAAAATGAGTTTTCTATTAGAGACGCCTTAGATGATGAAGAGCGACCTAGGATTGAAGCGGAGAATGATCAAATTTTTGTGATAATTAACGTTCCGATTAGACAGGATGCCACCGTGATTTATGATACAATTCCTTTAGGGATTATATTGACAAAGGATCATTTTGTAACGGTGTGTTTACAAGAAGTCGATGTACTTAAAGATTTCGAATGCGGAAAAGTACGCGGCCTGGAAACCTATAAGAAGACCAGATTTCTCTTTCAAATTCTCTATAAAAGTGCCACATTATATTTGTCATTTCTTAGAGAGATTGAAAAGAAGACCGACGAGATTGAGCTCACCCTCCACAAATCCATGAAAAATCAAGAGTTAATCAGGTTGCTTAATCTTCAAAAAAGTCTTTTATATTTTACAACATCCTTAAAATCGAACGATAAAGTTATGCAGAAGCTTCTGAGAACAAAGGTTCTAAAAATCTATGAAGAGGATCAGGATTTATTGGAAGACGTTATTATTGAGAATAAACAGGCAGTTGAGATGGCAGAAACCTATAGTAACATTTCAAGTAGTATGATGGATGCTTTTGCCTCGATTATTTCCAATAACTTGAACATGGTAATGAAGTTCTTAGCGTCCATTACTATAATTTTAGCGCTGCCTACTATGCTGGCAAGTTTTTTTGGTATGAACGTAAATATACCCTTACAGACGTCAGAACATGGCTTTCTGATAATCGTTGGCATGTCCGTTGTTCTCTGCTGTGGTGGGGTTGTTTTTCTTGCTAAAAGAAAAATGTTTTAA